AAGTACTTTCATTTAAACAAGATGACACAAGCATCACACGCTTCCTGTGGATCTTCTGTATGAGGTAATAGGGATCTATCACACAGCTCAGAAAATCAGTTTCAAGACActtctttaacaacagtctagaacagtttcataaatatcaaactaTATTTTATTCAGTTTTCAAAAAGCACTATTTACAGCTTTGTGGGACTGATTGGGGTCAACAATAAACACATGCAAATATTGGTGAAAAACATTGTCAGGGTAGCTAAATGTTAGTAATAGGAGACCAGTggttctcactttttttttttttttttttaatttgttttgtttggtacatTTTGATAAAATTGTATGTTGATGTTGTTTCATGTTACATTTTGGAAAAAGTGGTTAAATGTCAAGTGAGAAATATTATAATGCCCTGATCCTTATGAAGATTACCGGAAACTTAgagaaccactgctgtagacTTAATGTCAAATACATGCCCTCACAAGGATATAGACTAAACAACATATCACAGGGCAGCCGGGTGTCAGTAGTTGTACCATGTAAAAATGTAGGTTCATAGTGTCATCAAAACCAGTTGCTAAGATATATTAAATAGCCCAACTAACCAGTATGAAAAACAAgaataaaagtaaacttgcctTTAATTTTATTTGAATATAACCACAACCCCCCTTCATGTAAATCCTACAAGTGCATGGAAATGATCAACCAGCATGATGCACAATAGACTCCCTGGTTTAGTGTTCTATGTCCAGTTATGCTGCCACTTGGTACAGACATTCCTTAGCACTTGACAGTATCaaaatgtaggtcatggtgaccaACTTTAAAGTTCTGGCTTGTTATCTTCAGAACAACTCAACCAAACTTTTAATGGATGAcaccttgtgacagagatcgaatgattcttggtgttagatctccttcccgacctcaCAGGGGAACGGtgcaaagggaacagagtaccctggactaaatggcacgacagtttattcccagggttaggtggaagtcagtcatctagaaaggggggggggggggtaatacggtatacaaactcaatgacctgGATGAGAAATGgcgtggcatccgtggattggaggagcggatgcgctcgttgaccaaggggtcatgggtgatgtTATAAAAcgtagtgaagtgatctgtttctttgtgaatggttatattaaatgaccagaaggagaacctgtgttgtgaaacgtgagtgttttgtttgtttttgtttgtcgttaataatactgtttgtaattagttggacggctaacacgatccggagctgtcgccaaaggccagcactaaatccggatcaacaacactgcacttttgtttaacactaaagaactgtattcaccacgagccctagagcacgcactgtgtactgctgtttgtgtttgtgtatgtgttattatttcggggcaaacccgcggattacaaataagcaatacgtGCCGCTGTATTGCATCATTACCATTGttatatttactgttgttttaccATTAGGCGATTGgatataaaaaaacattaaacaacattgcacctggattataattgtctgtctttttattaatcactgctgcattacttccacctgcacacagttaaccactttgccacacacctgTAAATGTAAACAAGAGAACACAACATGCTTCCCATAGCTGTGCTTACAGTTAACAAATACAGACAATCAAGAGCTGGAAAAAAAAGCAACACCAATGTCCTTGGGGCTTAAGGAGTGGGCTGAGGTAAACAACAGGTAAGTTTTACTGTATTAGGGGAATGTTTTACTGTGATTAAGCTGCACAAACATCTATTACCTTCAGGAACTGCAGCAGCCTTAAGAtttttgcaaacaaaataaaatataatagaacACTCATATGCCTTGCTTCTATAAAAAATCTCCTCTGTATTTTTctggaacctttttttttctaataagaaTGTACTGGTATCTATTTACTGTGCTTGTTTTTCCAGATCAAAAACATGCACAGGATTGATATTCTCTGCCTGCTCCCTATAACCGTAAGCAGTTCTCTATAGCATTTACagaattttaaaaacaatgttaatgTGATGTAACTGGAGGGCCCAACATACTGGCAGTCCATCATGTCAGATGACCCTCCAAAGCTACTCAATCTGGGGCAGGAATTATTTGCTAAGCAGGTCGGCAAGGCAGACTGAAGGCAAAGTGACTGGCAATAGGTATATTGTTTCATATGCATGTTTGATTAAGGAATACACACATATGAGCTCTGATTAGGAACAACACTGTTTTTGTTACATTTCAGTATAAAACggtaatttgtttatttctgttttgattcctGAGCTATAGCAGAACAGTGGTAGCTAGCAAGTTCTGTAGGCTAACAATGGAACATTGTAATGAACACACACCAATGAATTATATTTGAGTGCACAATAGAGTAAAATGCATTGCTTCACCGTGTACCCAGAATATTTAATTCTGCttgatttttacattttggcTTGGTAGTTTTTTGCTTGTCATTGAGTCAATGATGAGGTTTAAATCTATCACTAGAAAAGTAAATGCAATTATGTAAATTCTAATATAAATActatatttatctttttttggaataaaatgttttattgcagTTTTCAAAAATATAATTTTCATACAGAAAGTAAATTCATCAGCTCAACAGATTGTACAAAAAAAGTCATTATTATAGTACATGTTTAGCTTTTGTATTTTGAGTGTGTATAACATGGCTGTCCTGTTAAGGCTTTATCTCATTGGCATATAGGTTAAAAACAATCTAGTGTTTGtaatttgaaatatattttggtgTAGCTATCCTTAATATGTTAATAATAATCCTTAATTGTAAATATTCCAGTATATTGGCTTTGTCACTGTGACCATATCCTTTTTCTTCAAATCTTATCGCGTTTAACAGATGATTCAGCCATTTAGCAACAGATGCatgtcttaataataataataataataataataataataataataataataataataatgtgcatttgTTTCTataaagtatgaaattagttgcGTAGACTAAAATGATATTGCATATTAAAGTCCTGTTTCTATTTTTAACCCGGTTTCTTGTGTGACGAATATACTGTGGTGTTAACTATTGACGTTCTGTGGGCTAAACCTATTTTCACAGAAGTGTCTCGCTGTCTCAAAACTAAGCATTACGTGACGCTATTCGCTACTGCCAATCACAAGCCAATCACAAGCCTCTCCCATTATAAGAGGGAGGAATGGCACTCTTCATAGATACCTATATACATAGTCCCAAACGCTGGACGAAGCAAATCATTGCAACATGGATGAAAGCAAGacatgtatttctgtatttgcaATACCCATCACattctgcattttttttccaAAGTAAGAACTGTTCATTGATTCTATAAAGGAAATGGTATTTCTTAAATCTCAATAAGTCTACTGGAATATGAGCAAAAAATATGATAGAATCTAACACAAAAAGCCACATGCTCATTTGAAATAAGTTTGCTGCAATAGACCAATATCAAGTTTCAGGGATGCTGAAAAGCACCACAACTGTGACAGGAACCAGTGTTCATCAACAGTACAGGAATCTAACGGcatatttccaaatgtaaaaggTGACTTCTGTTTCTGGAGCGCTAGAACCGAAAAAAACTGTCCATGGAAAACTTTACAAACGAAACGCAGCTCTCGGAAGGTACGGGTACAGACGGCACTGACCTCAGCGTCCGCGCTGTAACGGGGTGCCTTTTATTTCTTCTGATTCTTTCAACTCTGTTGGGAAACACGCTGGTCTGTGCTGCTGTCATCAAATTCAGGCACCTGAGGTCCAAAGTCACCAACTTTTTTGTCATTTCCTTAGCTGTGTCAGACCTTTTTGTGGCAGTTCTTGTCATGCCATGGAAAGCAGTCACCGAGGTCGCAGGATACTGGCTCTTTGGGGACTTTTGCGACACCTGGATTGCCTTTGACATAATGTGCTCCACGGCTTCTATTTTAAATCTGTGCATTATAAGCCTCGATAGATACTGGGCGATTGCCAGCCCTTTCAGATACGAACGTAAAATGACTCAGAGGGCTGCTTTTATCATGATCGGAGTAGCATGGACACTCTCCATCCTCATTTCATTCATACCTGTACAGCTAAACTGGCACAAAGCCCAAGAGGAAGATTTACCTGCAAATTTCAGCAATCAGACTGAAAACTGCGATGCCAGTTTAAACAAGACGTATGCGATTTCTTCTTCCTTAATAAGCTTTTACATCCCCGTTGCCATAATGATAGGCACCTACACAAGGATTTACCGTATCGCACAGACACAGATCAGGAGGATATCCTCTTTGGAAAGGGCTGTAGAACACGCTCAGAACTGCCACCACCACCCCAACGACTGTCCGCACGAGAACTCCCTTAAAAcgtcttttaaaaaagaaacaaaggttTTAAAGACGCTGTCTATTATCATgggtgtctttgtgttttgcTGGCTGCCCTTTTTCGTGTTGAACTGCATGGTACCCTTTTGTGACGTGAACATATATGAACTTGGCGAGCCTCCGTGCGTCAGCGAAACAACTTTTAACATTTTTGTATGGTTTGGTTGGGCCAATTCCTCTTTGAACCCGGTTATATATGCCTTCAATGCGGATTTCAGAAAAGCCTTTTCAACCATACTGGGATGCAACAAGTTTTGTTCCAGCACCACAGTGGAGGCAGTCAATTTCAGCAACGAGCTGGTTTCCTATCACCACGACACCACCTTTCAGAAAGAGGCTCCAATAGCTTTTACTAGTAGTAAAGGACAGCTCCCTCAGTCGGTCGAAGAACTACTAGATCCATTTGATAAGCTTTCAGTCATCTCGCAGACACCTAGAAGCCGCAAGAACCTGCTGCTGCCCGCAGTAGTTCAGTTCGAATGTGAAGCTGAAATTTCATTGGACACCATAACACCATTTACATCTACGGAACCTAACGAATGTGATTTAATTCCTGGTCAAATACGAGATTAAAATACCAATCTCTTTCAATCCTCATCTTTGATCAGTGAAAACTCATGAGTGACATGAACACATTTGTGACACCAGGGCCTTAAGAAGCCCATTGCTCATTTCAAGACCTCCAATAGCTTTAAAACTGTACTCTGTATATTGAGAAGTGCAAATCgttgttatttaa
The sequence above is a segment of the Acipenser ruthenus chromosome 7, fAciRut3.2 maternal haplotype, whole genome shotgun sequence genome. Coding sequences within it:
- the LOC117414499 gene encoding D(1C) dopamine receptor-like, which produces MENFTNETQLSEGTGTDGTDLSVRAVTGCLLFLLILSTLLGNTLVCAAVIKFRHLRSKVTNFFVISLAVSDLFVAVLVMPWKAVTEVAGYWLFGDFCDTWIAFDIMCSTASILNLCIISLDRYWAIASPFRYERKMTQRAAFIMIGVAWTLSILISFIPVQLNWHKAQEEDLPANFSNQTENCDASLNKTYAISSSLISFYIPVAIMIGTYTRIYRIAQTQIRRISSLERAVEHAQNCHHHPNDCPHENSLKTSFKKETKVLKTLSIIMGVFVFCWLPFFVLNCMVPFCDVNIYELGEPPCVSETTFNIFVWFGWANSSLNPVIYAFNADFRKAFSTILGCNKFCSSTTVEAVNFSNELVSYHHDTTFQKEAPIAFTSSKGQLPQSVEELLDPFDKLSVISQTPRSRKNLLLPAVVQFECEAEISLDTITPFTSTEPNECDLIPGQIRD